TATCCCAGATGGATAGCCCGGAATTCTCCCTCAAGCTGGCAAGAACAGAGATCTGCGAATACATCCGGCAATTCTGTGGCGAGCTTGTGCCGCAGTTGGAGCGGGAGGGGTTCGCATATGACTTCCATATCTGTGAAAACAGCGTTTTTGTTATGCTCGATCCCGACCGGTTTGGCCGGCTCATGCAAAATCTGGCCGATAATGCGCTGCGCTATAATCCGCCGGGAACCCTGGTTGCCGCAAGCCTGACGGTCCAAAATCAGCAGGCGGTAATTGATTTCAGCGACGATGGGATCGGCATTCCGGATCAGCTTAAGGACAACATCTTCAAGCCTTTTGTCCGGGTGGACGGTTCCCGCAACTCCACAACCGGCGGCAGTGGATTGGGGCTTTCCATCGCGAAAAGAATTGCCCAGGCCCACGGAGGGAATTTGACCCTCCTGCGCAACGGGAAGAAAGGCAGCACCTTCCGGATTACGGTTCCCACGATTTAAGGTAGATTTAAGGTTGAAATCAGCTGTATGACAGAAATCCCTGATTCTAGGGACCAATATCGGCGGCTTGGGTACGTTAGCTTGTTTAGAGTGAGGATAGATAAGTGGTTCAAAAGAAAAAAGATAAACCCAAAAGGTAGAGTTTTATGTAAAAAATATAGTAAAATGATACCATAATGTATAATTATGGATATCTATTTTTCACGAGAGACTTAAAAGAAGAAAAGACGAGGTGGACTGGGGTGAAGCGATATAGTAGGGTATTTTTTCTTTTAATAGTTTTGATTGTCGGTTGCCAATTAACCCTGGCAAAGGACAGTGGTTTTTTGCGGAAACCATTTTTTGCGCAAAGAGTATTACTGACTTACCATACCGCCGGGGATGAAGATTACGGGTATGAATACAGGGAACAGGTTAGATATAAAGAAATTTCCGCTTTATATATTAAACAAACCGGACCTTCGTATTCTTATGACCTTTATGTGAATGCGGAGAATATGGAACCCCTTTATCTCTCGCTTACAGATCATAGTGGGGAAATGGATGCGAAGAGGGTAGAGGTCGAGTTTTCTCAGGAAGAAATTAAGATGAGGCTCGGTGCGGAAGAGCGGATTAAAAAGAAGGTTTTTAGGAAAAAAGAAGGCGAGCTGATTTATCCAGCCGAGCAGTTTGCTGTTTTACTAAGGAATTTGGATTTTTCCAGAGCACAGACCACCTTCAAGGGTTTGATTTATGAATACCCGTATATCAGTACACTGCTTTTTGCGGTTGAAGGAAAGGAACGGGTCTCGGTTAAGGCGGGAGATTTTGATACATATAAAATAATGCTTACTTTACCTGGCCTCAAGAGTATTTTTTTCAAGGCGTATTTTTGGGTTTCAACCGAGGAACCCCATTACTTAATAAAATATGAAGGGAAGAGACATAAAAGGACTGTAGTTACGGAGTTAGTTAAAATTGGAGAACTCGATCGTCAGCCAAACATAGCCGAAATTGAAAGCTCATTTTCTTGCGTCCTGGCCGGTTATCTTACCTTGACTTGAAGGGTTGTGACCCCGCTCTGCTCCCGGTTGAAGCTGGGCGGCAACCTTTAGACGAGTTAACGCCCGTTGCAGGGAAGCCTGCGCCCGGATTGCCCGCTCATCCCAGGCGGCCAAGGCGGCCAGTTGTTCTTCGGCCCGGCGTTTGGCGGCCAAGGCCCTTGGGATGTCGATCTCTTCCGGAAGTTCCGCTGTTTCAGCCAGGATAATCACTTTTTCCGGAGTGACCTCCATATACCCGTCACTAACCGCCATTTTGACCTCTTTCTCCCCGTTAAAGATCCGCAAGACCCCGGTGGTCAACTTGGTAACCATTGGGAGATGGGACGGTAGAATTCCCAAGTAACCATCATAAGCGGGAGCGACGATCATTGTCACATCCGCGCTGTATTCAATTTTTTGCGGCGTTACCACTTCAAGGTGGAATGTCCGACGCTCCATCTTCTCACCTTCATTTTTGGGTATCCCTTATGCCAACTCCTATTTCCTGATCTGAACCCCATAGCTTAACTCCGGCTTGGTGCGGCGGCGCGCTCGGTCTGCACCGGAGAAGACTGTTTGGCTTGTTTAATCACATCCTCAATGGTTCCCGCCATATAAAAGGCCTGTTCCGGTAGATGGTCAAAGCGTCCCTCTAAAATCCCTTTAAACCCGTGGACGGTGTCGGCCCGTTTGACAAAGCGTCCAGGGATGCCGGAATAGGTTTCGGCGACAAAAAAGGGTTGCGAGAGAAAACGCTGGATTTTGCGCGCCCGGGCAACGATTAATTGGTCTTCGGCGGAGAGTTCATCCATGCCCAAGATGGCGATAATGTCTTGAAGGTCTTTGTACCGTTGCAACACTCTCTGCACTTCCCGTGCGACCTGGTAATGTTCTTCACCGACGATCTCCGGGTCGAGATAACGGGAGGTGGAAGTGAGCGGGTTAATGGCCGGATAAATCCCCAGTTCCACAATGGACCGGTCCAGGTTGACGGTGGCGTCCAAATGGGTAAAAGTGGTGGCCGGGGCCGGGTCGGTATAGTCATCAGCCGGAACGTACACCGCTTGGATTGAAGTGATAGATCCCCGTTTGGTGGAGGTAATCCGCTCCTGAAGGTGCCCAAGCTCGGTGGCGAGGGTTGGCTGGTAACCGACGGCCGACGGCATCCGTCCGAGCAACGCCGAGACTTCGGCGCCGGCTTGAATATAACGGAAAATATTATCAATAAACAGAAGAACGTCTCTCCCTCTCCGGTCCCGGAAGTATTCGGCCATGGTTAAACCGGTTAAGGCCACTCGCAAGCGGGCGCCGGGCGGTTCGTTCATCTGGCCGAAGACCAAAGCCGTCTTCTCAATCACCCCGGACTTTTGCATTCCGAGCCAGAGTTCATTGCCTTCACGGGTTCGTTCACCGACGCCGGTGAAGACCGAGTAACCGCCGTGTTCAGTAGCGATGTTCCTGATCAGTTCCATAATCAAAACCGTTTTCCCAACACCGGCCCCGCCAAACAGGCCAATCTTGCCGCCACGCGGGAAAGGGGCTAAAAGGTCAATAGCTTTAATCCCGGTCTCCAGGATCTGCCGTGTGGTTTCCAGCTCTTCAAAAGCCGGTGGCGGCTGGTGAATGGCCATTTTTTCCCCTACAGGCAGTTGTGGCCCGCCGTCAATTGGTTCGCCCAGGACATTAAAGACCCGTCCCAAAGTAATTTCACCGACGGGAACTTCAACCGGCGCCCCGCTGGAAGTGGCCGTTAAGCCCCGCCGTAAGCCGTCGATCCCGGACAAAGCGATCGCCCGGACCAGATCATCACCGACGTGTTGCGCTACCTCAGCCACGATACACCGCCCGCTGTTTCCGGAAAATCCGGCCGGGAGATGGATCGTCACTGCACTATGGATCGGCGGGATCCTCCCATGTTCAAAGCAAATATCAATTACCGGCCCGATCGCCCGGACCACTCTGCCGGACAGCATCCTGGATTCCTCCTCTAAGTTGGCGTATAGCTTTCGCTATCACCGGATTTATTTCTTGGCCAGTGCTTCTACTCCGCCCATCAATTCGGTGAGCTGGTTGGTGATTATGCCCTGCCGGTAATGGTTGAAGCGGTGAATGAACTCGGCAATCAACTCATCCGCATTGTCGCTTGCCGTGGACATTGCGGCGAGACGGGCGCCTTTTTCGCTGGCGTCCGCTTCCAAGAGCGCCCGGTAAATCTCGGTTTCGATGTACCGCTGGATGAGGTGTTCAAGAATCGCTTCCAGTGATGGTTCAAAGCTCCAGCTTCCCTGCATGGCCGGTTTTTTCTGCTCTTCCGTTACCGGGCGAATGGGCAGTAAGCGAAAGGTCCTGGGTTCCAGATGGTGAGGGGAATAAAAACGCGTATAAAGCAAATATACCTCATCGCACTCCCGGGCGCGGTACTGTTCCGAGATTATACTGGCAATTTTGGCACTCAGGGCAAAAGTCGGAAGTTGGTTCCTTCCGGAAAAGTCCCAACCAATCCGGTAATTTTTCCGCCGAAAATAATCCCGTCCTTTACGTCCGACCGTCAGGAACGTAACTTCCCGGCCGGAGGGGAGTTGGCTGAGGAAAGAACGGGCATGACGGATCAGATTGGCATTGTAGGCGCCGGATAATCCCTGATCGGAGGTGAAGAGCACCAGACAGGTCCGGCGTACGGCCCGGCTTTCCATCAAGGGATGAAACGAACCGGCCACCTGGGAGAGGTCGATTAACACTTCGCTGATCTTCCGGGCAAAGGGACGGGATGATTCCACCCTTTCCTGCGCTTTATGCAGCTTGGTGGTGGCGACCATCTTCATGGCGCCGGTAATATGTTTGATTTCTTTAACCGCTTTGATCCGCCTTTTAAGCGCGAGGATATTTTCCATTGTAACCCCCACTAGTCCTGCCCTGTATTCTTTCGGCGGCTATGATGCCCGTGCCTCCGCCGTTAATCCGTTTCCGCTTGCGGCTTAGTACTGGCCAACTCCGTTTTGATCTCCTGAAGCGTGGAGCGTAAGCGGTCTTCCACCTCTTGATAATGCCCGGTGGTTGTAATCTCTGCGAAAAGATCAGGATGGTTTTGCCGGATGCGGCGGTGTACTTCCGCCTCAAACCAAGGGATCCGCTCAACCGGCATGTCGTCAAAATATCCGTTCACCAGCATATAGAAGGTAACGACTTGTTCGGCGACGGGAATGGGGGAAAAACGAGGCTGCTTGAGGACGGCGGCGATTCTTTCCCCCTTCGCCAACTGGTCACGCGTTGCCTGGTCCAGCTCCGCTCCAAACTGGGTAAAGGAGGTTAATTCGCGGTATTGGGCCAATTGAAGGCGGAGAGGACCGGCCAGTTTCTTCATGG
Above is a window of Capillibacterium thermochitinicola DNA encoding:
- the atpD gene encoding F0F1 ATP synthase subunit beta, with translation MLSGRVVRAIGPVIDICFEHGRIPPIHSAVTIHLPAGFSGNSGRCIVAEVAQHVGDDLVRAIALSGIDGLRRGLTATSSGAPVEVPVGEITLGRVFNVLGEPIDGGPQLPVGEKMAIHQPPPAFEELETTRQILETGIKAIDLLAPFPRGGKIGLFGGAGVGKTVLIMELIRNIATEHGGYSVFTGVGERTREGNELWLGMQKSGVIEKTALVFGQMNEPPGARLRVALTGLTMAEYFRDRRGRDVLLFIDNIFRYIQAGAEVSALLGRMPSAVGYQPTLATELGHLQERITSTKRGSITSIQAVYVPADDYTDPAPATTFTHLDATVNLDRSIVELGIYPAINPLTSTSRYLDPEIVGEEHYQVAREVQRVLQRYKDLQDIIAILGMDELSAEDQLIVARARKIQRFLSQPFFVAETYSGIPGRFVKRADTVHGFKGILEGRFDHLPEQAFYMAGTIEDVIKQAKQSSPVQTERAAAPSRS
- the atpG gene encoding ATP synthase F1 subunit gamma, with amino-acid sequence MENILALKRRIKAVKEIKHITGAMKMVATTKLHKAQERVESSRPFARKISEVLIDLSQVAGSFHPLMESRAVRRTCLVLFTSDQGLSGAYNANLIRHARSFLSQLPSGREVTFLTVGRKGRDYFRRKNYRIGWDFSGRNQLPTFALSAKIASIISEQYRARECDEVYLLYTRFYSPHHLEPRTFRLLPIRPVTEEQKKPAMQGSWSFEPSLEAILEHLIQRYIETEIYRALLEADASEKGARLAAMSTASDNADELIAEFIHRFNHYRQGIITNQLTELMGGVEALAKK
- a CDS encoding F0F1 ATP synthase subunit epsilon — its product is MERRTFHLEVVTPQKIEYSADVTMIVAPAYDGYLGILPSHLPMVTKLTTGVLRIFNGEKEVKMAVSDGYMEVTPEKVIILAETAELPEEIDIPRALAAKRRAEEQLAALAAWDERAIRAQASLQRALTRLKVAAQLQPGAERGHNPSSQGKITGQDARK
- a CDS encoding DUF3108 domain-containing protein, encoding MKRYSRVFFLLIVLIVGCQLTLAKDSGFLRKPFFAQRVLLTYHTAGDEDYGYEYREQVRYKEISALYIKQTGPSYSYDLYVNAENMEPLYLSLTDHSGEMDAKRVEVEFSQEEIKMRLGAEERIKKKVFRKKEGELIYPAEQFAVLLRNLDFSRAQTTFKGLIYEYPYISTLLFAVEGKERVSVKAGDFDTYKIMLTLPGLKSIFFKAYFWVSTEEPHYLIKYEGKRHKRTVVTELVKIGELDRQPNIAEIESSFSCVLAGYLTLT